DNA sequence from the Cronobacter turicensis z3032 genome:
GCGGTTATCCTTATACGCCGCTGCCGGGCGCGAGTGGTTGACGTCCATCGCCGCTTTCACCTCCGGCGGCGTATAGTTTTCGTCATGCTTCGCCAGCACTTCGCGGGCGTGAATGCGCTGATCTTCGCCCAGCACGCCTTGCGCCACCACGCCCTGCCCTTCACGAAACAGATCGGGCAGAATGCCGTCGTAATCGACATCCACCACGCCGCGCGCGTCATAGAGCCGGAAGCTCACCTTCAGGCTCTGGCTGTCGCGCTTCACACTCCCTGGCATCACCATGCCGCCGACGCGCAGACGCTGGCCCGGCTCCGGCTTCTCCTGCGCAGCGCCTTTGCCGTAGAGGATTTCGCCCGGCGTATAGAAAAGATCGATATTGGCGCGCAGCGCATAGAGCACCAGCGCAAGCGTCAGCCCGAGGCCCGCCAGCACGGCGAGCGCGACCCACAGGCGCGTTTTACGACGTGAGTTCATCGCGACACCTCCGCGCCCTGGCGCCGGCGCTCGCGCGCCTGACGTTTCGCGATCTCCCGGCGTAGCGCGCGACGTGCGAAACATGTATGCGCTATCAGCAGCGCCAGCGGAATGATGGTCATCGCCGCCGCCAGCCAGACGTAAAAGGCGTAGCCGCCCATCAGGAAAAACGTGGTCAGCGCGGCGGTCATGATTTTTTCTCCAGCACTGCCGCCACCCACGGGCGATGGCGATCCTGAAGCAGCAGCAAATTGCCGAGGCGCATCAGCGTGAGCGTGACAAACAGGCACAGAAAACCGGCGAGATTCCAGCGCAGCGGCGCGCGCATGCTCGGGTCGATGCTCTGTTGCATATCGGTGGAGCCCTGATGCAGCGTGTTCCACCACTCCACCGAGTAGTGAATAATGGGCAGGTTCACCACGCCCACCAGCACCAGTACGCCCGCGGCGCGGCCCGCGAGGCGGCGGTCGTCAAAGGCGTGCCAGAGGGCGATCACTCCC
Encoded proteins:
- the ccmE gene encoding Cytochrome c-type biogenesis protein ccmE — protein: MNSRRKTRLWVALAVLAGLGLTLALVLYALRANIDLFYTPGEILYGKGAAQEKPEPGQRLRVGGMVMPGSVKRDSQSLKVSFRLYDARGVVDVDYDGILPDLFREGQGVVAQGVLGEDQRIHAREVLAKHDENYTPPEVKAAMDVNHSRPAAAYKDNRP
- the ccmD gene encoding Heme exporter protein D; translation: MTAALTTFFLMGGYAFYVWLAAAMTIIPLALLIAHTCFARRALRREIAKRQARERRRQGAEVSR